TGCGTATAATATCACgacactttttattttcaattatctCTCTCATTAGTTCATCGTGAACACTTCGTCTTTCTAAACTCAAACTACTAATTGAGTAAGTTACTTGTCTCCTTTGAGGCCTCCTTCAAAGTATTAACCAATAGGCAACAAGACAAACTTCATAAGCAATTGCCATTCGACATCTCCATTCCCAAATTTGCAATACACATCACCTTTTATTCTCTTGTCTATCCATCTAATAAAATTATCCCATGATAGCAAAGCTATTACAATCCATGATATGCATAGATACACTAAGCTATTACAATTCAGTGTGTTTTGTGTAATCtattatataagaatataaaacGTAGAAAGTATTTGGCTTGCTAGTGAAATGCCACTTCATGGTTATAGTAATgactaaaactaaaataaaataaaagaaacaacttCATAGCCAGCGTTAACAACTTTACAAGACAAATAAAAGTATCACCATAATATAACTTAATGAACATCATTGCTGCAGTAGAAACTACGATTAATATACTAACCCTTCCCAACTACCGACATTAATTAAAGCCAAAAAGCAAATGACATAATCAAAATTGCACAAAAGACAGCTAACCAACATTCATAAAAACTCCAATTAGTTAGAATTGAACACACAAACAGACAATTTAGCTTTACAACCAATtagccaaaaaattaaataagaagaGTTACAACCAGTACAATGACATAAAAGAATGCAATATACTAAGATGCTAAATCTAGTGTCCTGGAGATTGTAAAAACTACCAAACTGTCAGATTGTGACCACATTGTGAGTAActctttgaaactttaaaattctAGTCCACATGCCTTGGATAAGAAAGAATCTAGTGGAAATTAATGTATATTTGGAAACAAAACCTAAGCCAAGAATGGAAGTTTTAACACTGAGGTTGTTCAGAATTCGAAACATGTCCTGGACGTTTGAGATGTttcaaactacaaaatgaaacaGCAACAAGAAACAATGTAATGAAAGGATGCTtagaaattttaaacattttgaaaggtaaataacaaaaattggaAGTAATGCAGTCTTAAACATTTCTTGGAAGCTGAAGAAATTTTGgaccacaaaacaaaacaaaaaaacaagtgaTTGAATGGAACCATATACAGAGTATTGGCAATTACCTTAATGCCCTTATAGCAATGACCCAACTACCCTCACTTGTTGGAATGAGACCGAGACAAACACGATCAGCAACACCTTGCATGCAAAAAATCGAAAGGAATCAATTAGAGTAGTCCATCTTCTTGTACATTAATGCATGTTTTCATGATAAACTTTTCCTTTTGGACCAGTGTAAAATATTAGCCACTGCAATACATGCATTCACAAAAATAAGACAATAAAACAGCAGCCTAGGATATCAAACTACAAAGTAGTGCACAAGTACTACCACTCTTAAGTTGCATTGACATTTTTAGAAGCAAAATGTACACATCCCAAAAAATCGGTTAAACCTATTCATATCAACCCAATTGGAATCACAACTTTAGTTACCACCCAACATAGCATGACCAAGATTATAGGATCTCCATACTATTACAAACAGAACCACCCTATACCaataggagggaaaaaaaaattgtcggAATGAATTTGTGGCAATAGCATTGCgaaataggaggaaaaaaaaattgtgggaatgaatttgtggcaatggcattgccgaaataggagggaaaaaaattgttgcaattggtttgtggcaatggcattgccaaaatagagggggaaaaaaattgtgggaatgaatttgtggcaatggcattgccgaaataggagggaaaacaaattgttgcaattggtttgtgcaatgccattgccacaaatccattccacaaattttttttttgagaaatgatatgtgcacatgatttttacaacatttttataataaatcctaagtggcaggttgttattgttggattaaaaaagtaatctcagtgttaaattcaaatttgaactaataataactaatcacctgtgatttgttgtgaaaatgatgtaaaaatattgtggaagtaccacattttttttttttttagttccttCCCAGATTTTGGcaaccactattttttttttcctcccattttcggtaatggcattgccacaaaaTTTTCCCCCCCTCTTATTTCAGCAATGGCATAGCACACTTTGAGCACTTCACACCCATTCGGTCAGCATGTTTGGGCAACAGGAATTTCGGTAATGAGAttattgaaattcaaaattttctctatcccactttttctctttctctctcatacttttgttaGAATTTCAGCAACATTGTTGCtgaaattcactctctttcctcaaaTCCTTAAATAACTTGAAACAATGCCCATAACGTAAATAAACTTGAGATTTAGCAATATTCAGTCAGAAGACTCAATTTTAGGAGCACAAAACAGAGCATAAAGATCAAATATTTTCTAatagaacaaattaaataaagttgACCATGCTCAAAACATAATTAAACAACAAAGAAATTTAAACCCAATACTGAAACACATaaaattaacacacacacacacacacacaaaaaaaaaaaaaaaaaacttttattgatgaaaattttgattgccATGAACAAAAAACGAGTATTAGAAATGTGGGgacacaaataacaaaacctTTGAATTAAAACACTAACATTAAAATGAAAGGAGTGGGacagaaaattaaataagaacTAAGAATGAGAACCTCATACGAGTGTGCGATGTGTTATGTCCATTTGGGTTAGTTGTTTtaaaaagtgcatttttttaaaatagtgatTTTAAAATGTGCTGTTTGTTTTggcagaaaatatttttccattttcaggTGTTTGTTTGCGGGTAAAATATAGTcaaacatgtaaaatattttctattgaccataaaatcctttataaaaaattgtaaaatattttgcttttgaaaatttggtgaaacattttccaaaaacataCAATGGCTTCCCCTCGCCTATTTGGTCACTAGTTCACTGATCCGGTGATCGGAGACATCGCTCCAGCAACAAGTGACAGAGGCCTGGTGTCTGGTGACTTTGCTTCAGCGACCGGTGTTGACGGTCTAGTGGCTAGAGACGCCTCACCAATGGTTCAATGGCCAGATTCAATGCGCATCGACGATCGGTGATGGCTGTTTGGTGGCCAAAGACGTTGCACTGCAATCGATGCTAGAGGTCTGGTAACTGAAGATGTCATTTTTGTCGACTGGTGTGGTGGTCTGGTCACCGGAAATACCTCTCCAATGGTGATTGTCAGCAGTCTGGTCACAAGAGCCACCGCTTTGACTGCTGGTTCTAGCAGTCCAATCATTGAACCTTCGACATTGGTGACTTCAATGTTGAGCCATCGACTTTGATGGTTTGCttgagaaattttatttgtcatacctaacacctgaaaatattttacttcaaaacaaatggaGTGACACGATTTTTAAAAATGCTTACTTTACTTGTCATAcgaaacaaatgaaaatattttattaaaaatgttttacatgtaaaacattttacgtttgaaaatattttactttaaacCAAACGGAGCgacacaatttttaaaatcacaTATAAAGCATTGGCCAAAAAtgtcaattttctattttttaaaaatcacagTTAAGAATTTGGATAAAATGGGTCTAAATTATTATTTCAAGtgcaaattaccaaaaaggactaACTATAATGTTAAGGTTATCTTATCATTTTTAATGCaatcaatattaaaaattgcattaataataggacaaagtttagcaacaAACTTGACTGTAGACTAAGGTTACATCtccattcaatatttttttttattgaatgtgaattttgataaatccaccattagattatattttctttttataccttcatgcaaaattttaagaagatcaaagatcaatagctatatcatcaatcaaattttcaaatttcaaatttttgcagtttaaaattatacataaaaaaataagtttatccatcgaatagtaaataatatttgattaacatgaaatttgatacttatttcaagaatataaagaacatgtatttcaatggttagattttcaaaatatgtagtcatgttaatttttttagtgaaagtTGTAGCCTAAagttacaactaagtttgtagccaaactttgtccttaataATATCCATTCTAACCATAAATTGTAGTTAATACGGGATGGGACGGgacaaaattgtcatccctacttGTAGCACCTATaccaatacttttattttttattttatactcaCAACTTTTTATTTGATGTGAAACTAAATATTCATGAATTTAAGCAAATAACCCATTGTTTGATTGGTAAGTTTGCTCATGATTTAATATTTTGCCCATGAAACATAGTACTGCAAGTTGTTACCTAGCCTATTCACGGGTTGAGTTGGTTCATTTTGGACTTAACCTGAACTTGACCTGCTCATATTAGGTGGCAAGTGGAGAGACCCACAATCGACCACCGACATGAACAAGTCGAGTCGGTTTCAAGCTCTGATAAATGTTGGTTAGTTCGGTCGGTGGTGGAGGTCGCCAGATTCCAATATATCATTGGTTggtttttggagaagaaaacccGCTACTTGACTTGTTGGAGGCAAACCGACTGGAGTTTCGAATCGAGTGGGCTGCGAGTTGGCATTGGGTAGTTATATCAGTGATTGATTTGGACACCCCTTGTAAAGTGGTACCATTGCCATAGATCATAAAACGTATAAAATTTGTCAAATCACAACCGTATGGTGTAATTACTAACTAGGATATTATCTTTATCTCATCCCCGTGGAGTTTGGACCCAAAAATAggaacaaaacaacaacaaactcATAATTGtccatttaaatatttatcCAAACAGAGAACAATTGGAAATATCCACCACATTACACAGATTCCACACATTTGTAAAGACTTGAGGAGTCCAGAGTATCAAGAAGATCACAAAAGTCCTTCCAATAAGATCACACCACAATGGCAAGCCACGGTGTTCATCACCAATGGCGAGCCCTGTCCaagaaaaaccaataaaaatccGCCACGTCAAAGCAGAAAATAACAGATTTGTCATTTCACCGAGACCCATCATTGTAATTTGCAACGCAGGGGCAATTTCGTAATACTCTCAAAATTAAAACCTCCACAGCTACAAAGTCTTCCCCTGCTCTCTTCGTCTACGGTCTAGACCCACACGACCTGCAAAACCaacctcactctctctctttctctttctctttctctcgcACTTAACTCAGAGCTCGATTTGGCCGTCAATGGCGGCCTCGGAGACCTCAAACGGAACCGCCTTAAGATACGCTTTCGGAAATGTTCTCTCCTTCTTCATCCTCCTCCTGATCGGCGTTCTCGCATTCTCGATCCGACTTTTCTCCGTAAGCTCTTCTTAACCTCATAGATCCGATCTTTTCGTACTTTTCAATTCTACAATtttctctgtttggttgcttcGAAAATGAGGGAAACATCATATTTTTTCCGTCTAACACTAATTCACGAGTAATTTCCTATTTCTCTTAGCATTTAGGAAATGCTCTATGCGGCTTAGGGATTGATTGTATGTGTAATTtagcaaaattaaaatagatgcAGTTGCAGTATGATTCTTAGGCCTGACTAATGGAAATTTAGGTCGAATTTTTCATTTCCTTTGTGTTCTTACATTTTCTCACCAGCCAAACGGAAAGTAACAGTGTGTCTGTGTCTTTCTagaattttttgctttttatatgTATGGGTTAGTGCTTGCTGTAACATTGTTCTGTGGAATAATCTGCAGGTTATAAAGTACGAGAGTGTTATTCACGAGTTTGATCCTTATTTCAATTATAGAGTCACTCAGGTTTGTTTTCCGTTGATTTGATTTGGCTTTGCTTTTTGATTACTCGAAAACTTTTCACTATTATGTTGAACTTTATTATGTAAGTTTGGTATTGTATTAATAAATTGCATTATGTTCTCATAATGTGTAAAGCAAAGTTGAAGATGACGTCctcgtttttatttttttattacagtaCCTGACAAAGAATGGAATATATGACTTTTGGAACTGGTTTGACGATCGGACTTGGTAATTATTTTCTCCTATATAGTGGAGATTGATTCTTAttcattaggaaaaaaaaaacaaaaactctcaTTACAAAGTTCTTGTGTGCTTTTTTACCCTTTTAGTGAGGTACTTATTTTAACAGTTCTGAAGCGACCTTGTTTGTTTCACTTTTTGCAAGGTATCCTCTTGGTCGTGTTATTGGCGGAACTGTTTACCCCGGATTGACATTGACCGCAGGCACCTTATATTGGTGGGTATTCGAGAGTTTTTAGTAAGAAGTTATTGTAGTTAATTTTGTTGTTCTATTTTGCTACTGGATTTGGTTTACCATCTGTTGATGGTTTTCCCATGTTAACAATGCTTGAAGTAGTAGCTATGTTTGAGTCATATGCTGTTACTAAGTTTGAGAAATTACTCTATAATGGCAGGATTTTGAATTCGTTGAACATTCCTCTGTCTGTGGAGACTGTGTGTGTATTTACTGCACCTATATTTTCTGCTTTTGCGTCATGGGCTACTTATCTTCTGACTAAGGTATTTATTTTGACCTAAACCTGTGTTCTCAGAATTTGTGTTTAACATTAGCTTAGATGATGATTGTAAATTACCCTTCTTTATAGGAAGTTAAGGGTGCTGGTGCTGGACTGACAGCAGCGGTTCTTTTGGCCATGGTAAATTATACAGCGGGTATTTGTAACTCTGCAAGTTGTTcttgtagttgatttttttaagaCTTAGAACTGCAGCACAAGAAAGTCATTTCTTCTGACTTATCCTACATAATTTTGATCTATGATTGTTTTATCCTGTTTCTTTTGCTATGTATTTGTCTTTCAATTGAGATATCTTAACATCTCTTACTCTTTTCTCTTAGAAATTCTGATCTTAGTCTGAAAGGTGAAAACCCCAAAACAAAAGTCACTAAATGAACAAAATAGCAACATATGTACATGTTTATGTGTTCCCCTGGGCCTGGGATGAAGTAGTAAGGAGGTGGGGTGTGTTGTGGTTatttgctggttttttttttttttgataagtagttgtgGTTTTTTGCTTAAAAGCATATCatcaaaaaggggaaaaaaacactGTATCAATGTTAATATGAAGGCTGATTTATGATTTATGTGTAAGGCCATGTGATTGAAAGTTTCTTGGGAATTtaaactaagtttttttttttgaaggggttgtgggggggggggggggagggggggttgTGATTGTTCTTGAAATATGTTCATGTTCCCTGTCTTTATATTACTtgtgaattattttttaatatggcTTTAGTGTAAATGCAAGTTTCTCTTGATTGTGCAGAACCATTGCATATTATGACTGATAATTATTTGCAACACAAATATGACAAGCACATAATGTCTGTTGTTCTCttttgtattttcattttcagGTTCCATCATATATATCCCGATCTGTGGCTGGCAGCTATGACAATGAAGCCGTAGCTATATTTGCCTTGATCTTCACCTTTTTCCTTTATATAAAGGTTAGGCTTTGTTAAAATCACACTACATTTTTGTGGTATTGTATTTGCTTCTAAAGAAGATATTTGTTTAGGAAATAATTAGTTGTAGTTTCCGGCTAATagttttaccatttttatttttaataaaataatgtttgttTTAGGAATAATATGATTTTGTTCATTGGTTAATGTTTTCCGATGTACTACTGCAGTTTCTACGTGATGATTGTTTTCTGACTACAGATATTTATTTGCAGACATTGAATACAGGATCCCTCTTCTATGCCACTTTAAATGCCATAGCATACTTTTACATGGTAAGCGTGCATTTGGTATGGCCCATTTTCATTGTCCTATTTTGCTTAAAAGATAAGTTGGGTAAAAGTATGGTTGTACTTGGAAAAAGTGAGGCTTTGAAAAGTCGACCAATAAGCTATAACAAACATAGTCAAAGGTTTGTGTGCTATTCTTGTTCAGCTCCTTATCCATGTTCCCCGATATttatgtttggaaaaatattatttctttcagGTTTGCTCTTGGGGAGGATACACCTTTATTATTAACCTTATACCGATGCACGTTCTTCTGTGCATTGTAACTGGTCGCTATTCTTCTCGACTGTACATTGCATATGCCCCCCTTGTAAGTATCTATAGCATTCATTACAAATGATTAAAgaatgtgtgccattattgatCATAGAATAATGTCTGATTCATATCTGTGTTGGAACTACTAACATCACTGATACAGGTCACAAATTGTCCTATTGATTTCCTTGACTAGAACCCTAGGTTATATAGctgggattttttatttatttatttattttttttgattcaTAAAAAATTTGCTTGGTTCTTGTCAGAATTTTAACTTTTCCAATGCAGGTTGTCTTGGGAACGTTGTTAGCTTCATTGGTGCCTGTTGTTGGATTCAATGCAGTCTTGACATCAGAACATTTTGGATCATTTTTGGTGAGTGTTTTTCTCCACTGATAATCAGCTATGATAtaagcctttttatttttataaatattatagtGTTAATTTGTTTACATCATGATTTTCCATGTCTGACTGCTTTTGCTTGGTCTATTTATTGGTTCTTGTTAGAAATCTATAGCCGTTTCTTCAGATTTGTGGCTGGGACCATTGAGTCTACATATCTGGTTATGCCACTCATAGGAGTTATATTTTATGACTAAATGATTTTAGGGGAGCACTATTTCAGCTCATAATTTGTTTCTTCAACACCACCCCTCACTAGGTTTGGGGCCCATGAGAGGGGGTGGAGGTGAAGAAACAAATTCTGGAGTTCAAACAACATTTTCCTTACTATTTATAACAATGCTTTGAAGGCCAACAGCATTTCCAAATTCAGATGTGTTGCAAACATGGAAAGTTTCATAAGGACTAAGTGACATGAAGTAGTAATTGTTTGAAAGATGTCGCTAAGACAGTTAATATAAAATTCTAGATGGTATTTAGTTGATGTTGTAAAATGCTAGATGGTATTTAGTTGATGTTGTCCACTAAGCGTCCATTTGGAATCCTGTTTTGAGACCACACTTTTTCAAAGTACAGCTTTCTTGAACTTCctctccccccacccccaccgCTTTGTACAACTCTTTCAAACAGCCCTTTTTTGGAtagttgaaatttatttatttatttatttttttcggGTTTTCCACAAGATTTGTTCTCTCCCACATTTTGCAccattttgcttttatttctttcacatCACGATCATGATTTCTTGCTGCTAATTTTCACCTGCAGGTTTTCATTATTATCCATGTGGTGGCTCTTGTGTATTATATCAAAGGGATTCTCTCTCCAAAAATGTTCAAAGTTGCTGTTACCCTTGTTGTATCTATTGGCCTGTAAGCTTCTGTTATTCAGTTTCTTTAATATATTCATGGTTGACAGAGCACTCATTTGATCTCCATTCCTTTTGCATTATTTATTCCTCAGGGTAGTGTGTTGTGCTGTGATAGCAGTACTTGTAGCACTGGTAGCTTCAAGTCCGACAAAGGGATGGAGTGGACGAAGTTTGAGTCTGCTTGATCCGTAAGTACCTAGTTCACATTTCACATCTTTGTATAGTTACCCAAGTCCTCTGTGATGATATAAGTATGATAGCAACCGAATTTTGTAATTAGGGTTGAACTTGGTTGGTGCAACCTGACTCAATAATAGCTCATTCTTTTGCTCTGAGTTGCAAAAGAACTGTTTGACATGCTAATCATTCTATTGTTTTtcccaaattcttcatctaatctatctaatccttattttttacGTGTAGTgttgaaataaaattagattaacattattagatatatttcttaaatttggAATATTGTTTATCATGGCTTTAATATTCATAGGTATAAATTGGCATGCAccattctttattttctattttgctcGTGTTTTTACAGAACATATGCAAGCAAGTACATTCCAATTATTGCTAGTGTTAGTGAGCATCAACCTCCTACTTGGCCTTCTTATTTTATGGACATTAATGTCTTGGCATTCTTGGTTCCTGCTGGCATTATTGTAAGTAATAAATTTGTAAGGCAAGTTTGCTTTATGTTATATGTACTTATAACATCTTTAACATGGTGTGTATCCGTTGGTAGGCATGCTTCTCGCCCCTGTCTGATGCAAGCTCCTTTGTGATCCTTTATATTGTGACATCAGTTTATTTTTCTGGAGTCATGGTGAGATAATGTTGGGAGCTGAtgtctttttgtctttttgtctttcttctttctatttttatttttctatgtcCATCATTATTGTTTTGGTTAATATTACAGGTGCGGCTTATGCTTGTACTTGCTCCAGCAGCATGCATCATGTCTGGGATTGCTCTCTCAGCATCTTTTGATGTTTTTACACGATCAATCAAATTTCAGTTACCTGGAGTAAAAGGAAATTCCCAAGTTGATGTAAGCTTGTTTCTTTATGCTATACTGCCCATTTACATTCATCTGTCCTCAATAAATTTAATCAGGACTAAAATCCATTTCTGTTTTTGGCCATTAAGGCAGGGGATACTAGTTCTGAAGGTGTTGTAGCGCAAAATGAGGTTGCAAAGACTGACAAAAATGAAGAGGCATTGAAGGAACGACCCTCAAAAAAGAataggaagaaggaaaaggagcATGTGGAAAAGCCTTCTGTTAAGGCCCAAATTAAGAAGAGGCTACTGGTTTTACCTTTTGAGGCATCTATCATTGCCATTCTCTTGCTAATATTGCTGGGTGCCTTCTATGTGGTAATGGAACTGTCTTCTTTCTCCATCTATAAGAAATTTTCTGTAaagaatttatattattttttcccctacttttaattcaattaatatATACTTAATAGAAAACTGTTTGATTACTGTCAATTTAACTTTTAACATATCAACCCATTTTCATATAATAATTCTGAAGTCTTCATCTTGCCAGCcttttatcaaataaacaacaacaacaaccaagccttggtcccaaaattttgggttggctATGGAGCCTCAATAGATTAGTCAGgatgttatttaaataaataaatgtcaaatTAGTCATAGGTTTACAAACATCCATCTGCAAGCTTTATGTTAGACCTTAAATATTACTGTAGTGAAATTTTAGACTGAATTgaaatatctatatattttacttaaaaaaatataattttcttatattctattttatataatttaatataattgttTTAGAGGAGAGTTGCTTCTTACATTTGTGTACtcaactctcttttttttttaaaaagcttttTCTTGATAATgagtatctttctttttttaggttcaCTCTGTCTGGGCGGCTGCTGAAGCTTATTCTGCTCCTTCTATTGTTCTAACATCTTATTCGCATGATGGTCTTCatgtttttgatgattttcGAGAGGCTTATTCATGGTTGAGCCATAACACTGAGGTGGATGACAAAGTGAGTTTCACATCtgtcttttcctttcttttactGCACTTCTTCTCTTCCGTTTAACATTTGTATTACTGACCAAAAATAAGATGTTTGGTGACACTAATTCTTGCTGGAAACTTTTTTCAGGTTGCATCTTGGTGGGACTATGGGTACCAAACTACTGCTATGGCTAATCGTACTGTCATTGTTGACAATAATACCTGGAATAACACACATATTGCAACTGTTGGTACTGCCATGTCTTCTCCTGAGAAGGCAGCTTGGGAAATTTTTGACTCCTTAGATGTGAAATATGTTCTTGTTGTCTTTGGAGGTAAATTTCTGACATGTATACTGAGATTATCTTacttaaaagataaataaagaAACTTTATTCCTATGTCTGTCTTTAATTCTAGGTCTTGTTGGCTACCCGAGTGATGATATCAATAAGTTCCTGTGGATGGTTCGAATAGGAGGCGGTGTATTTCCTCATATCAAGGAACCTGATTACCTTGTAAGTTATTATCACTAACAAACGAGTCTTAAACCTACATTTTGTGTGTGTCTGTGGCTGTGGTTTTAGTTAtattttgggggtggggggaggggaACGAACAATGATATTGTTAGCTTACAAGTAATTTAGTTGATTTATCAATGTCTTTAACTATTTTCCTTCTGTTTATAGAGAGATGGTCAGTATCGGATTGATTCTCAGGCCACTCCAACCATGCTTAATTGCCTCATGTATAAACTCTCATATTACAGGTGTGGTTTTGCTGTgaacttttttgttgtttgtacgTGGAGATGAAATTTGTTTGACTGTTTgatgttttaattattttgccTGTTTACTACAGATTTGTGGAGACAGATGGTAAAGCCTTTGATAGGGTCAGGCGAACAGAAATTGGAAAGAAACATTTCAAACTCACCCATTTTGAAGAGGTCAGTTGATCTTTAACATCTGGTTTCTAAAAGAAGTCTGTTCTCCAATATCATTAGTATTGTACATCACCTATCAAAAAATTCCTTAGTATCGTACGTCTCGATATGATTTAGATGTCTAATTTTGCTAGGGCATGTTTTTAGTAGTTATATCCACAAGTCCTGCATGTAGTGGATGCTGAAATGAAGCATTTTGATCCACAAACATTAAACAGTTTAAACATCTGTTTTTCTTTAACTTCTGTGCTTCCATACTCAAAACTG
This DNA window, taken from Quercus robur chromosome 2, dhQueRobu3.1, whole genome shotgun sequence, encodes the following:
- the LOC126713721 gene encoding dolichyl-diphosphooligosaccharide--protein glycosyltransferase subunit STT3A → MAASETSNGTALRYAFGNVLSFFILLLIGVLAFSIRLFSVIKYESVIHEFDPYFNYRVTQYLTKNGIYDFWNWFDDRTWYPLGRVIGGTVYPGLTLTAGTLYWILNSLNIPLSVETVCVFTAPIFSAFASWATYLLTKEVKGAGAGLTAAVLLAMVPSYISRSVAGSYDNEAVAIFALIFTFFLYIKTLNTGSLFYATLNAIAYFYMVCSWGGYTFIINLIPMHVLLCIVTGRYSSRLYIAYAPLVVLGTLLASLVPVVGFNAVLTSEHFGSFLVFIIIHVVALVYYIKGILSPKMFKVAVTLVVSIGLVVCCAVIAVLVALVASSPTKGWSGRSLSLLDPTYASKYIPIIASVSEHQPPTWPSYFMDINVLAFLVPAGIIACFSPLSDASSFVILYIVTSVYFSGVMVRLMLVLAPAACIMSGIALSASFDVFTRSIKFQLPGVKGNSQVDAGDTSSEGVVAQNEVAKTDKNEEALKERPSKKNRKKEKEHVEKPSVKAQIKKRLLVLPFEASIIAILLLILLGAFYVVHSVWAAAEAYSAPSIVLTSYSHDGLHVFDDFREAYSWLSHNTEVDDKVASWWDYGYQTTAMANRTVIVDNNTWNNTHIATVGTAMSSPEKAAWEIFDSLDVKYVLVVFGGLVGYPSDDINKFLWMVRIGGGVFPHIKEPDYLRDGQYRIDSQATPTMLNCLMYKLSYYRFVETDGKAFDRVRRTEIGKKHFKLTHFEEVFTTHHWMVRIYKLKPQKNRIRGKAKKSRSKASSTTSTKRSETQRKNPWH